The stretch of DNA TAAAAAAGCCTGGTAAGAAATAATTCCTACCAGGCTAGTAAAATATAAAAGAGAGATTAATTGTTATTTCCAGCCACCGCCCAATGAACGGTATAATTCAACAGCTAGCGCTAAACGCTGACGTTGAATATCCGCCAGGTTTAGTTCACCTTGCAATGCACTTCCCTGTGCAATTAAGACTTCAAGATAATCAGCCATTCCACTGTTAAACAATAGTTTGGCATTTACAATGGCCGATTTCAGAGTATCCACCCTAGTTCTTTCGATGGTTTCCTGCTCTTGTATTTTATCAATCCTTACTAAAGCATCAGAAACTTCTCCAACCGCTATAAGTACCGATTGACGGAAATCAAGGGCAAACCTATCGCGATCAATTTTTGCCAACTCATATTGAGTTCTCAATTGTTTACGCATGAAAATAGGTTGAGCTACAGAACCAGCTGCAGTTGCAAACAACGATCCCGGAATATTGAACCAATTGCTTGCCTCAAATGCATTTAATCCTCCGGTAGCGGTGATCGTCAATGAGGGATAAAGCGCAGCCTTAGTAACACCAACTCGGGCATTTGCACTAACGAGGGCAAGTTCACTTGACTTTACGTCGGGTCTGTTACTTAGCAATAATGCTGGAACACCTGAGTTATATTCCGTTGGAAGGTCAACACGGTAAAGATTTTGTCGACGTGTAATTACTTTGGGCATCTCACCGGTTAAGAAGCTAAGCGCATTTTCCTGAATGGCAATGCTTTGTTCCAGTTGCGGAATTAATATTGCAGAATTCAGCCTTTGAGCCTCAGCCTGCTGAACAGCCAATGTAGTTGCCTGTCCGGCATCTCGCTGTAAACGAATGATAAACAATGTGCTATCATTTAGTTCCACATTGTTTTTGGCAATGCGGAGTTGTTCATCTAGCATCAACAGGTTATAATAACCTTGTGCAACGGCCGCAACTACTTGCGTTTGTACAGCTTTGGCAGCTTCCTGGCTTTGAAGGTAGGTAGCTAAAGCAGACTCCTTTTGCGATCGGATTTTTCCCCAGATATCAGCTTCCCATGAAAGGTTCAAGGTTGCCTGATAATCTTTTACATATTTTGAGCCTAAAAATTGTCCAGCACTGATACCATTTAAGCTATTATCAGAAGGACGAGTGATTGATGCCGCAATTTGTGCCGATAATTCCGGGATGTTTCCCATCTTCGCCTGACTCAATAATCGCTCTGCACTTTCTATGTTTTTAACCGCCAGCTGAAGATTGATATTATTATGTATTGCACTGTCAATAAGTGATACTAACTCTTCATCTTTAAATAACGTTCTCCATTCTAATTTTCCTATGGAAGAACTGGTATCAGCTGAAGAAGTATAATCGCGGTATTGTTCCGGCATTTTCTGATCAGGACGCGCATATTTTTCGCTTACGCGGCAAGCATTAAAGCTTGCCGATAAGGCCAAAAGAGCTACACCTAACTGAAATTTATTTTTCATCATTAGTTGATTCTTGATTATCTGTTAAAAAATTAGTGTAATACAGGTTCTTCTTCACCCTCATCCACGTATTTCTTGATGTAAGCTTTTCCGGTTATCATTTCCTGAATGTATTGGAAAACGATAAATAATACAGGGATAATAAATACACCTAATACTACCCCGGCAAGCATACCCCCTGCCGCACTGATACTGATGGAGTGGTTACCAATAGCAGATGGACCTGTTGCGCGCATCAACGGAATAAGACCTACCACAAATGCAATTGAAGTCATGATGATAGGACGTAACCTAAGCTGGGCAGCCTCAATAGCAGCGCCCATCAGGCTCATTCCTGCCCTACGGCGTTGAATGGCATATTCAACAATTAGAATGGCATTTTTGGCTAACAAACCGATCAACATGATCAATCCTACCTGTACATAGATGTTGTTTTGAATACCCGTTAGATTGATAGCAATAAATACCCCAAGCATACCTGTTGGAATAGATAGAATTACTGCCAATGGAACAATATAACTTTCGTATTGAGCTGCCAATAAGAAGTAAACAAACAATAAACAAAGAGAGAAAATAATCACCGATTGTCCGCCTGATTCCTTTTCTTCCTTACTCATTCCGGTCCACTCGAAAGAATAACCTTGAGGTAATTTACGGGCAGCCACCTCCTCTACACGATTTAATGCATCGCCGGTACTGAAACCTGGCTTAGGCATTACGTTCACTGTAATAGAGTTAAACATGTTATAACGGTCTAAAGATTCAGGTCCGTAAACACGTTTTAGTTTCGCTACAGTATTTAAAGGAACCATTTCACCTTTGTCATTTTTAACAAATGCGCCTGTTAAAGAACCTTCTGTCTGACGGTAAGGCGCGTCAGCTTGCATCATTACACGGTAATATTTACCGAAGCGATTAAAGTCAGAAGCCATCATCCCTCCATAGAAAGCCTGCATAACAGTCATCAGGTCTTTTACGTTAACTCCAAGTTGTTTTGCTTTCACTTGGTCAACTTCCAACTCAAATTGTGGATAATCGTTTTTGAAGGTGGTATAAGCAACTGCAATTTCTTTTTGTTGCATTAGCTCCATGTTGAATGCAAAGGCTGTTTGGCTAAACTTATTCAAGTCACCACCGGTACGATCTTGTAATACCATCTCCAAGCCGTCAACGTTACCAAAACCAGGAACGGTTGGTAAAGTAAACACAAAGAATGAAGCTTCTTTAATGCCGGCAAGTTTCTGGTTCATAAGGCCCATAATACCATTCACATCTTTTACATCACCACGATCCTTTAAGTCTCGAAGATTGGCAAATGCAACGCCGAATGAAGGACTCGAAGAGTTACTTAACAAGTTGAAACCACTGATGCCGATCACATCACTGATAGCAGGAATTGCCCTTAATGCACTATCAGCTTTAGCCATAACTTCATTGGTTCTTTCTAAAGATGATCCTGCAGGAAGTGAAACCGCTACAGCTGCGAAACCGTTATCCTCATTCGGAATAAATCCCTTAGGGGTTGAAATCATGAACCAAATAGTGGCAGCAGTAATTATTGCAAGTCCTCCTAAAGAGATCCATTTATGACGAACTAAGAACTGAAGACTTTTTATGTACTTGTTTGTCATTGCGGTGAATCCAGCGTTAAATGCGCTAAAGAATCTACCAGCAAAGTTTTGCTTATGTTGAACGCCGTCGCCTTCTGCATGTGTGTTCTTTAGGAACAAGGCCGCCAATGCCGGACTTAAAGTCAATGCATTTACGGCTGAAATTAAGATGGCGATTGCTAAAGTAAAGGCAAACTGACGGTAGAATACACCGGTTGGTCCGGTAAAGAATCCAACAGGCAGGAACACTGCCGACATAACCAATGTAATCGAAACGATGGCGCCA from Solitalea canadensis DSM 3403 encodes:
- a CDS encoding efflux transporter outer membrane subunit gives rise to the protein MMKNKFQLGVALLALSASFNACRVSEKYARPDQKMPEQYRDYTSSADTSSSIGKLEWRTLFKDEELVSLIDSAIHNNINLQLAVKNIESAERLLSQAKMGNIPELSAQIAASITRPSDNSLNGISAGQFLGSKYVKDYQATLNLSWEADIWGKIRSQKESALATYLQSQEAAKAVQTQVVAAVAQGYYNLLMLDEQLRIAKNNVELNDSTLFIIRLQRDAGQATTLAVQQAEAQRLNSAILIPQLEQSIAIQENALSFLTGEMPKVITRRQNLYRVDLPTEYNSGVPALLLSNRPDVKSSELALVSANARVGVTKAALYPSLTITATGGLNAFEASNWFNIPGSLFATAAGSVAQPIFMRKQLRTQYELAKIDRDRFALDFRQSVLIAVGEVSDALVRIDKIQEQETIERTRVDTLKSAIVNAKLLFNSGMADYLEVLIAQGSALQGELNLADIQRQRLALAVELYRSLGGGWK